Proteins from a single region of Synchiropus splendidus isolate RoL2022-P1 chromosome 3, RoL_Sspl_1.0, whole genome shotgun sequence:
- the LOC128755599 gene encoding E3 ubiquitin/ISG15 ligase TRIM25-like: MEARVDLQRESFSCSICLDLLKDPVGLPCGHSFCQVCVDGYWEEKNFYQCPQCRRTFTPRPLLQKNIMLAELVEELKKTGLQAADLCYAGPEDVACDSCTGRKLKALKSCLLCLTSYCEQHLQPHLEAPAFRRHKLVQPSKQLQEILCPKHDEEKMFCRTDQQVICLLWWRAQKSFM, translated from the coding sequence ATGGAGGCCAGAGTTGATCTGCAGAGAGAATCCTTCTCCTGTTCCATCTGTCTGGATCTACTGAAGGATCCAGTGGGTCTCCCCTGTGGACACAGCTTCTGTCAGGTCTGTGTTGATGGTTACTGGGAGGAAAAGAACTTCTACCAGTGTCCTCAGTGCAGACGGACCTTCACCCCGAGGCCTCTTCTGCAGAAGAACATCATGTTAGCAGAgttagtggaggagctgaagaagactggactccaagctgctgacctctgctatgCTGGACCTGAAGATGTGGCCTGTGACTCCTGCACTGGGAGGAAGCTGAAAGCCCTCAAgtcctgtctgctgtgtctgacCTCTTACTGTGAGCAACACCTCCAGCCTCATCTAGAAGCTCCGGCCTTCAGGAGACACAAGCTGGTCCAGCCGtccaagcagctccaggagaTCCTCTGCCCTAAACACGATGAGGAGAAGATGTTCTGTCGTACTGATCAGCAGGTCATCTGTCTCCTCTGGTGGAGAGCACAAAAGTCATTCATGTAG